The following coding sequences are from one Sphingobium sp. Cam5-1 window:
- a CDS encoding polysaccharide biosynthesis protein: MREEESSCSPETRVRKLGSIFGRFGLASLSSAIVSVSHLAVQLFSIHHLGTAAIGTLAFLLVIIQFGYSLSNALVSTPYTIAVNQDDEADHKSFDFFFPVNLLLAVSQGLICAAIAWATASPAAAAMFGLAGTLSLVRWFGRSNAYAHHRPARAARSDLAYAGTIVAGLLVASRTGADLASIGAMLVVASLAGLLPFGLSYLRRHFALRPTRAISAYRPVWREQSGWTLVGVLSTEATSNAHSYIVTLLAGPTAFAPVAVGMLFFRPVNVCITALTQLERPRMTRAVARGDHHAAIRSERIFMGALVFLWAGTCLLAALVLFVFPQLILKPTLDWRLVAIAVGLCALLSLVQCVQTPMSVMTQARKAFRPLAHQSLRSCGVGIIAVTLLTLAVAPIFSIAGVVLSQLVMMLGIWQLDRKWRAGQRAEG; the protein is encoded by the coding sequence ATGAGGGAGGAAGAGTCCTCCTGCTCGCCGGAGACGCGCGTGCGGAAACTTGGAAGCATCTTTGGCCGCTTCGGCTTGGCCAGCCTGTCGTCCGCTATTGTTTCGGTCAGTCATCTGGCCGTGCAGCTGTTTTCGATCCATCATCTGGGCACCGCGGCGATCGGTACGCTGGCATTCCTGCTGGTTATCATCCAGTTCGGGTACAGCCTGTCGAACGCGCTGGTTTCGACGCCTTATACGATCGCGGTCAATCAGGATGATGAGGCCGATCACAAGTCTTTCGACTTTTTCTTTCCGGTGAACCTGTTGCTGGCGGTTAGTCAGGGTTTGATCTGTGCGGCGATTGCATGGGCGACGGCTTCCCCTGCTGCGGCGGCGATGTTCGGACTGGCGGGCACCTTGTCGCTGGTGCGATGGTTCGGGCGATCCAATGCCTATGCGCATCATCGGCCCGCGCGAGCGGCGCGATCCGATCTTGCCTATGCCGGGACGATCGTCGCGGGACTTCTGGTGGCCTCCCGGACGGGTGCTGATCTGGCGAGCATCGGCGCGATGCTGGTGGTGGCGAGCCTTGCCGGACTGCTGCCGTTCGGGCTCTCCTATTTGCGGCGGCACTTTGCTCTGCGACCGACCAGGGCGATCAGCGCCTATCGTCCGGTCTGGCGCGAGCAATCCGGATGGACCCTCGTCGGTGTGCTTTCGACCGAGGCGACGTCCAACGCGCACAGCTATATCGTGACTCTGCTCGCGGGGCCAACGGCCTTTGCGCCTGTCGCGGTGGGCATGCTGTTCTTCCGGCCCGTCAATGTGTGCATAACCGCACTTACCCAACTGGAGCGTCCGCGCATGACCCGTGCGGTGGCACGCGGCGATCATCACGCCGCGATCAGGTCCGAGCGTATCTTCATGGGCGCGCTGGTCTTCCTTTGGGCGGGGACATGCCTGCTCGCGGCGCTGGTGCTGTTCGTGTTTCCGCAACTGATCCTCAAGCCAACGCTCGATTGGCGGCTGGTCGCCATCGCCGTCGGGCTCTGCGCGCTGCTGTCGCTGGTCCAGTGCGTGCAGACGCCGATGAGCGTCATGACGCAGGCGCGTAAGGCATTCCGGCCGCTTGCTCATCAGAGCCTGCGCAGCTGCGGCGTGGGGATCATCGCAGTGACGCTGCTGACACTGGCGGTTGCGCCTATTTTCTCGATCGCTGGCGTGGTGCTGTCGCAGCTGGTGATGATGCTGGGTATCTGGCAGCTCGATCGCAAATGGCGAGCGGGCCAGCGGGCGGAAGGCTGA
- a CDS encoding glycosyltransferase family 2 protein has product MARVIICIATCNRPQGLRRTLESIAALDTAHKLEVLVADNDAARAEGMGVVERLASQGYRWPIKALLVAERGIPVVRNALVAEALARPGVTHVAMLDDDEAASPGWIDALVDTAMRWNADVVGGAVAREMDARVATWAARHPLLQAKRRGTSGPVALVDSTANVLMSAQALHQMGERPFDEGMALTGGSDKQLFSRMARKGFRFAWSEEALVTELIPASRVTTKWLLMRGYRLGMTDMMVERFHRGRLRTLLGEAPRIAAGFLVGTLGAAATLDRGKRVVRLGKLYRAIGKIAGIAGFRYEEYRKVHGA; this is encoded by the coding sequence ATGGCTAGGGTTATTATCTGCATCGCTACGTGCAATCGGCCGCAAGGATTGCGACGGACGCTGGAATCGATTGCGGCGCTGGACACGGCGCACAAGCTGGAGGTGCTGGTCGCGGACAATGATGCCGCGCGGGCCGAGGGGATGGGCGTGGTCGAGCGGCTGGCTTCGCAAGGCTATCGCTGGCCGATCAAGGCGCTACTGGTGGCTGAGCGGGGAATACCCGTGGTGCGCAATGCTCTGGTGGCGGAGGCGCTGGCGCGACCCGGCGTGACGCATGTCGCGATGTTGGACGATGATGAAGCTGCCTCCCCCGGTTGGATCGATGCGCTGGTGGATACCGCAATGCGCTGGAATGCGGATGTCGTGGGGGGAGCCGTGGCGCGGGAAATGGATGCGCGGGTTGCGACCTGGGCTGCGCGGCATCCTTTGTTGCAGGCCAAGCGGCGCGGGACTTCGGGGCCGGTGGCATTGGTGGACAGTACGGCCAATGTGCTGATGTCAGCGCAGGCGCTGCACCAGATGGGCGAACGGCCATTCGATGAGGGCATGGCGCTGACCGGCGGGTCGGACAAGCAGCTGTTCAGCCGGATGGCGCGCAAGGGCTTTCGCTTTGCCTGGTCGGAGGAGGCTCTGGTGACGGAGCTGATCCCGGCGAGCCGGGTCACTACCAAATGGCTGCTGATGCGCGGCTATCGGCTGGGGATGACCGACATGATGGTCGAGCGGTTCCACAGGGGGCGGCTACGCACCTTGCTGGGCGAGGCGCCGCGCATTGCCGCAGGATTCTTGGTGGGCACGCTGGGCGCTGCGGCAACGCTCGACCGGGGCAAGCGCGTCGTGCGGCTGGGTAAACTCTACCGTGCTATCGGCAAGATCGCCGGAATCGCGGGCTTCCGTTACGAAGAATATCGAAAGGTGCATGGCGCATGA
- a CDS encoding O-antigen ligase family protein yields MASTWHRMGTAPSLPSPAASQESRMVVVAQIFYYVFLMMVFIGQQPFASRTQDELVAMAADNDGSDLFKQALFIGFALLLTGVQIFRQHPLKYRFTFWPLAIMLVWFLITCSWGVDPFVSFKRVMQQFIVIYITFCALALIGPERLFTALRWALITSLLICWVSMPLTSAAVHPPTESDKALIGAWRGFFFHKNIAGAVMALCFIVCGNAWIDRRKWYYALFAIMAFVFVIGTKSKTSLALCIGMLAISNIYRALSDNTQKRAILLIMLGFGMVGFLALYIAYQPTIERMFADPTSFTGRVSIWRVALDYLADHPFLGAGFGGFWQVGANSPAHDYLNQQFQMLTAHSHDGYLEIWVTTGPLGLVMLLVSFLALPTYWFLTGSTKENQHLMVPAFAIWVFVMYQNLLETSFFDKDRQVWVIFLAAIATAHATFKAKPRPQWQRRRISSPEAVDG; encoded by the coding sequence ATGGCGTCGACATGGCATCGCATGGGCACTGCGCCGTCCCTCCCCTCTCCTGCCGCTTCGCAGGAAAGCCGGATGGTGGTGGTCGCGCAGATCTTTTACTATGTGTTCCTGATGATGGTCTTCATCGGCCAGCAGCCTTTCGCTTCCCGCACGCAAGACGAACTGGTCGCGATGGCGGCGGACAATGACGGGTCGGACCTGTTCAAGCAGGCGCTGTTCATCGGCTTTGCGCTGTTGCTGACGGGCGTGCAGATATTCCGTCAGCATCCGTTGAAGTACCGTTTCACCTTCTGGCCGCTGGCAATCATGCTGGTGTGGTTCCTGATCACCTGTAGCTGGGGCGTCGATCCGTTCGTATCCTTCAAGCGGGTGATGCAGCAGTTCATCGTGATCTACATCACCTTCTGCGCATTGGCGCTGATCGGGCCGGAACGGTTGTTCACTGCGCTGCGATGGGCGCTGATTACGTCGCTGCTCATATGTTGGGTTTCGATGCCGCTGACTTCGGCCGCGGTGCATCCGCCGACCGAGAGCGACAAGGCGTTGATTGGGGCGTGGCGGGGTTTCTTCTTCCACAAGAATATCGCGGGCGCGGTGATGGCGCTGTGTTTCATCGTGTGCGGCAATGCGTGGATCGACCGCCGGAAATGGTATTATGCGCTGTTCGCGATCATGGCGTTCGTCTTCGTGATCGGGACAAAGAGCAAGACGTCGCTGGCGCTGTGCATCGGCATGCTGGCGATCAGCAACATCTACCGGGCGCTTAGCGACAATACGCAGAAGCGGGCGATATTGCTCATCATGCTCGGGTTCGGGATGGTGGGGTTTCTGGCGCTGTACATCGCCTATCAACCGACGATCGAGCGGATGTTTGCCGATCCGACGAGCTTTACCGGGCGAGTGTCGATCTGGCGCGTGGCGTTGGACTATCTGGCCGATCACCCGTTCCTGGGCGCGGGGTTCGGCGGCTTCTGGCAGGTGGGGGCGAACTCCCCGGCGCATGATTATCTCAATCAGCAATTCCAGATGCTGACCGCGCATTCGCATGATGGATATCTGGAGATTTGGGTGACGACCGGGCCTTTAGGGCTGGTCATGCTGCTGGTGAGTTTCCTGGCTTTGCCAACCTATTGGTTCCTGACCGGATCGACCAAGGAGAACCAGCATCTGATGGTTCCGGCTTTCGCCATCTGGGTGTTCGTTATGTACCAGAATCTGCTGGAAACCTCCTTCTTCGACAAGGACCGGCAGGTCTGGGTGATCTTCCTCGCGGCGATCGCCACCGCGCACGCCACCTTCAAGGCCAAGCCGCGCCCGCAATGGCAGCGGCGGCGCATTTCTTCCCCGGAGGCTGTTGATGGCTAG